In Natronococcus sp. AD-5, the genomic window TGCAGCCGGATCGAGACCGACGCGACGGCGAGCGCGAGACCGAAGGCGGCGATCGCCCAGTCGACCGCCTCGAACGGTTGTTTGTTGTAAAACGAGCGCTCGCCCCGGGTGTCGAAGCCGCGGGCCTCGAGGGCCATCGCCTGCGTCTGCACGTTCCGGATCGCGGTCATGAACACCGGGATCAGGAGCGGCACGTAGCTCCGAAGCAGGGCGATCGGGTTGTTTCCGCCGACCTCGTGGCCGCGCGCGGCCTGGGCCTGTCGAACCGTGTTGGCCGAGCCGAGGAACGTCGGGAAGAGCCGCAAGGCGGTGCCGACGGCGAAACAGAACGCGTACGGGACGCCGAGCGATCGCATCCCCGCGACGATCTCCTCGTTGGAGGTCGTCGTCACGAACAGCAGGCCGCCCACGATGAACGCCGCGATCCGCTGCGACCGCCCGAGCGCGAACAGCACCTCCCGTTCGGTGATCGAGCCCAGCGGCGTCGCGAGCAGGACCTCGCCGCCGGGTTCGGTAAACGCCGGCCAGACGGCGAACCCGACGAGGAACAGCGCCACGACGATAAACGAGAGTCGCTTGAAGTTCGGCCAGCCGCCGACCGCCACGAGCGCCAGGAACGACGCCGCGAGCGGGACGAACACCCACAGCGGGTCTCCGAAGACGTAGGCCGTCACGAAGACGCCCGTCAGCAGCCCCATCTTCGAGCGCGCGTTCAGCCGGTGGAGGAACGTGTCGCGATCGACGTACAGCGACGGCGACGAACTCACGCGTCCTCACCCCCGGTCCCGTCGTCGGCGCGTCCGCCGTCGGTGCGGCTGTTGGTGCTCGACACGTCTCCGCCCGCCACGGATTCGTCGGACCGGTCTGCGTCGCCTTTCGCCGCTCGCGAGCCGTCGAGCCCCGCGACGACCTCGTCGACCGAGAGCGCGGGCAGCGCGTCGTCCGGCCCGAACTCGGCCGCCAGCCGGTTCGAGAGCGCGACCGGCTGCGGGGGTTCGAGTTCCCACCGCTCGAGCAGCGACTCGTCGGCGAACAGTTCCCGCGTCGGGCGGTCGAAGACCTTCTCCCCGTCGGCCATCACGACCGTCCGCGGCGCGTAGCGGGCGACGGTGTGCATGCTGTGCGTGACCATCGCCACGGTCACGCCCGTCTCCCGGTTGAGGCGGGCGACGAGATCCATGAACCGGTCGCGCTGGGTCGCGTCGAGCCCGGTCGTCGGCTCGTCGAAGACGATCGCGTCGGGGTCGGTCGCGAGGATCGACGCCAGGGCGACCCGCTGGCGCTGTCCTTTCGAGAGGGCGAACGGATCGGCGTCCTCCAGCCCGTCGAGTTCGACCGTTTCGATCGCATCGGCGACCGCCCGCTCGAGTTCGTCGCCCGCCATCCCGAAGTTCCCGGGGCCGAACGCGACCTCTTCGCGGACGGTGTCGGCGAAGATCTGGTGATCGGGGTTCTGGAAGACGTAGCCGACCGAGCGGCCGACCTCGCTCATCGAGCGTTCCGCGACCTCCCGTCCGCGCCAGCGCGCGCTCCCCGCGTCGGGTTCGAGCAGCCCGTTCAGGTGCTTCGCGAGGGTCGTCTTTCCGCTGCCGTTGTGGCCGACGACCGCGACGACTTCCCCCTCGCCGATCGCGAGGTCGACGCCGTCGACCGCGCGGACCGTCTCCCGGTCGGTCTCGTACTCGTGGACGACCCCCTCGAGTTCGAACACCGGATCGCCGGTGTCCCGCCCGGTGTCGGCGGGAGCGCCGGGGAGCGCCTCGCCGCGGCGGGCGGGCGGCGTCCAGGTGAGGCCGCGATCGGCGACGGCGTCGACGGCCTCGTCGGGAAAGAGCGGCAGTTCCTCGCGCGACCAGCCGAGTCGGTCGAATGTCTCGACCACCGGCGGCACGGCGACCCGCGCGCTCCGAAGCGCCTCGACGTCGGTGAACACCTCTCGAGCCGAGCCCTGACGGTACACTCGCCCGGCGCGAAGCAAGACGGCGTGATCGGCCAGCAGCGCCTCCTCGATCTCGTGAGTGACCAGCACGATCGTCTCCGGCCCGGCCCACCCCTCGGGGGCGCTCGAGCCGTCGGCGTCCGCGAGCGAGCGAACGACCGACAGCGTGTCGTGGCTCCCCGCGGGGTCGAGGTCGCTGGTCGGTTCGTCGAGCAACAGCACGTCGGGCTGGTTCGCGACGACGCCCGCGAAGACGAGTCGCTGCTTCTGACCGCCCGAGAGGGCGTCCGGCGGGCGTCTCCGCTCGAGGTCGCCGAGTCCCACGACCTCGAGCGCGTGGTCGATTCGGGGATCGATGTCGGCCGGCGGGACGGCGAGGTTCTCGGGGCCGAACGCGACCTCGCTCTGGACGCTCGTCCCGAACAGCTGCGCCTCGTAATCCTGTAGCACCATCCCGACGTCGGCGGCCATCTCCGGGACGCGCGCCGTCGTCGCGTCCCGGCCGAGAACCTCGACGCTGCCCGCGAAGGAACCGGTGATGAAGTCCGGGATGATCGCGTTGAACGTCCGCAACAGCGTCGACTTGCCGCCGCCGCTGGCGCCCATCACTACGGTAAAAGATCCGGCGGCGACGTCGAGGTCGAGACCCCGAAGGACGGCACCGCCGCGGGCGTCCGGGTCGTAATCCTCGACGTCGGCGAACGAGTCCGCCGGCGGCAGGTCGAGACCCCGCTCGTAGGCGAAGACGACGTCCCGCAGCGTCGCCGCGTCGTCGCCGACTGCGCCTGTGTCTTTGTCTGTGTCCATGATAGCTGATGCAGGTAGTTAGTCGAGCAGCGCGGAAAGACGCTCCCCGGAGATCGCGGTCAGTCCGAGAACGATCAGGAAGGCGATCGCGCCGAGAACGATCTGGACCGTCGCCCCGCCCTGACCGAAGACCTCGTTCTGTTCGACGGCGAAGGGAACGTCCTGAATCCCGAGCGAGATGGCGATACCGACGATGACCCAGACGATCGCGATCGTCAGCAGTCCGAACGCGGCCGTTTGCGCCCGCCCCGGTCCGGCGTCCGGCATATCGTCGTCGTGGAGCAGATCGGGATAGAGCAGCCCCATCCGCTTGATTCGCGGGTACGTCAGGTACAGCAGCGGCGGACCGAGCACCACCGTGGCGATCACGTTGTTCAGGAGGATCACCGTTCCGAGCACCGAGAAGGGGAACAGTCCGAGCACCTCGAGCCCCCAGGCGATGATCGCGGCGCACGCCGCCGAGGCCGCGACGGCGACCGCGACGAACTCGAGGAACTGCCGGCCGACGTTCTCGCGGAAGTCGGGTTCGACGCCGCTCGAGAGCGGGCCGAGGTTCCCCCAGAGCTTGTAGCCGAGCATCCCGAAGAAGAAGTTTCCGACGAAGCCGAACGCGCTCCCCGGGCCGAAGGTGCCGCCGAAGATGTCGTTGATCAGGTTCCCGATCGCGGATCCCCAGGCCGCCGCCGGGCCGAACGTGAGCCCGAAGATCACCGGGATGACGTTCCCCGGACGAACCGCCGTGATACCCGGAATGATCACGAACCCTGCGAACGGAATCAGCAGCGCGGCGTACACCGCCGCCACGACTGCGACTAGCATGATCATCCGCGTGTCCCGCCACATCGTGACAAGCTCTCTCATCGTTTTACAAGGCTCAGAACTACCACTTAAACGTACCTGCTAAATAGACGTCCGGTCAGTCGAAGCGGTGCCGACACACCGGCGGGGAGCGGTCGAACGGCTCCGCCGCGTTCGGGTGCTCGGTCTCGCGACGCCCGAAGAAGCGCCGTCGAAGTACGAGAACCGAACGAACGTGCGAGTCCACCGTCGGCTCACCCCGCCAGTATCGACGACGGAGACGCGGTCCGCTACGGGGCGGGGTCGCCGTCGACCTCGAGTACCGTCGCCGCCGCCTCGCGAACCGGCTCGAGGTGGCTCGGCGGGGCGTAGACGCCGAGTCGCCAGATCTCGCGCGCGCAGGCGTCGAGGCCGGCGACCAGCGGCGAGCGGTCGGCGAGTCGCTGCGGTTCGCCGTCGACGACGACTCGAGCTCTGGACTCGGGCGAGGACGGATCGTCGGGGCTGTCGAGGATCACGGCCGCCGGATCGACGTCGGCTACGGCCGCGATTTCGCGCTCGAGGTCGCGCGTCCGGCCGTAGTCGATCGCGACGAACTCCTCGGGGACGGCGTCGCGTCTGGCCCAGAGGGCGCGCTTGTAGAGGCGGCGTTCCCGGAGGCGGGCCGCCAGGTCGGCCGTCGGCTCGTGGTCGGAAAGCGTCGCGAGCAGTTCCTCGTCGGTCAGCCGGGCGAACCGGTCGGGCGCGACGACGTCGTCGACGAGGAGCCGTTCGCTCGCCCGGTCGAGCATCGCGCCCGCGATCCGGGAGACGTGGTGGCGGTAGACGGTCGCGTTCATGAGCGTCCGGGCGATCAGCGCGCTCTCGGCGGTCGCGACGTTGCCGTCTGCGAGCGCGAGGTCGCCGTCGACGACCCGGAAGGCCCGGATCAGCCGTCCGTGATCGATCGTCCCGTAGGGGACGCCGGTGTGGTGGGCGTCCCGCACCAGGTAGTCCATCCGGTCGACGTCGAGCCCGCCGGAGACGAGTTCCCCGAGCGGACCGCGCCCGTCGACGGTCGCCGCGACCGCGTCGGGGTCGACGCCCCGCTCCTCGAGGACGGATCCCAGTTCGGTCTCGGCGAGCAGCCACTCGATCTCGTCGTGGTGGCGACCGAGGTGGCGCTCGATGGCGCGCTCGGTCTGATGGCCGAAGGGCCCGTGGCCGGCGTCGTGGACCAGCGCCGCCGCGCGAAGGCGGTCGGCGAGGTCGTCCTCGAGGTCGAGGTGCTCGACGGCTCGCGAAGCGAGGTGGTAGACGCCGAGACTGTGTTCGAACCGGGTGTGGTTCGCGGAGGGATAGACGAGCTGGACGGTGCTCAACTGTCGGACGTACCGGAGCCGCTGCATGGGCTCGGTGTCGAGCAGCGCCTCCGCCATCGGCCGGAGTTCGATGTAGTCGTGGACGCTATCCTTGATCGTCGTCATACTCGATCACTCGGCGGACCGGGTCTTAGACGCGGTGGTCTCCGGAGGAGGGGACGAGACGGCTCGGCGACCGGCGTCGCACGACGAGGGTTATCGTCCCTGGCCCTGGACGGCCGGTTCGAGAAGCTTCCGATCGATCTGCTCGTAGGTCTCCTCGAGCGATCCCGAGTTGTCGACGACGACGTGGTCGCGCTCGAGCGGATCGAACGTCTCGCGTAGCTGCAGGTGCTGTTCGAACCGGGCGTCGCTGACGGCGTTCGTCCGGTTCTCGATGCGCACCTCGACGACCTCGAGATCGCAGTCGACGTGCACGAACGTGATTCGAGCGTCGGCCGCCCGCGCGATCTCGACGGCCCGGTCGCGGTACGGTTTCGACTGGAACGTCGCGTCGAGGACGACGTTCGCGCCGGACTCGAGGGAGCTGCGTGCGCGAGAAAGCAATTCCTCGTAGGTTGCGTCGGTCTCCTCCGAGGAGTACGTCGGCTCGGGGAAGAAACGCTTTCGAACCCGGTCGCTCCGATACCGTTTCGCCTCGAGGTGCTCGGCCGTGTAGGCGGACGCGACGGATTTGCCCACGCCCGGCAATCCACAGTAGACGATCAGCGTTGGACGGGCCACGAGTGCGTATTGAGAGTACGTGTACTAAATCCGAACGGATTTCCGCGACGCATCGAACCTCTCACGACCGGATTTTATTCTATCGCGATCACTAAATATGAAATTGTAATAGGTAATATATAAATTATCATTGATTTTATGTCGGTTCGGTTTCGGTACTACGTATGGCGCAGACACCACGCTGTGGCGATAGCACCCGACGAACGTTTCTGAAGGCCTCCGGGGGGGTCGTGCTCACGAGCGCAGTCGCGGGCTGTATCGGTTCGCTCGACGACGACGCGATCACGTTCATCCTCAACCCGGCCGAGGAGCAGACCGATATCGTCGAGGAGTACACGCCGATGAAGGAGTACCTCGAGTCCGAAACCGACGCGGAGATCGACCTGGATCCGGCCGGCAGCTACGTCGAGACGCTCGAGGCGCTCGAAAGCGAGCACGGGGAGCTCGCGGACACGTCGCCGACGGGCGTCCCCGGCGGCGAGGGGTTCGCCGACGTCGTCGGGATGCGGACGGCCTACGGCGGGAACCTCTACTTCTCGACGATCGTCACCACGCCGGACAGCGGCATCGAGGAGCTCGCCGACCTCGAGGGCGAGCAGGTGGCCGTCGGGTCGCAGCTGTCGATGAGCGGCACGCTGGTGCCGACGGTGATGCTCAAGGAGGCGGGCCTCGACGTCGGCGACTTCCCGAACTCGCCGGACGCCACCGACCTCGACATCAACACCGCGGGCGACCACGACACGGCGCGCGAACAGCTGGAGGACGACCCCGACGTGGTGGCCGCGGCGGCCGGCGCGTTCGCCACCGCGCCGCAGGTCCCCCAGGAGCAGTTCGACGAGTACGACGAGTTCGTCGAACACTCCGCGGAGTACGACAGGGCGGGCAGCGGACTCGACGACGGTCAGGAACTGCAGTTGATCGACGTCTCCCGACCGCTCCCCCGGGCGCCGATCATGGCCCGAAGCAACTGGGACGACCCGGTTCGCGAGGACATCGAGCAGGCGCTGCTCGACGCCGAGGAAGAGGACCTCATCCCCGAAGACGTCGACGAGGACTACCAGCTCTGGTTCACCGGCATCGAGGAAGCCGACGAAGACGATTACGACGTCGTCTACGAAGTGATGGACGAACTCGACCTCGAGTTCGAAGACTTCGGCGAATAACCACGCGACCAGTAACGAGAAAGCTACAACGATGGCTGGCATTCGCGTCGAGAACCTTACAAAGCGGTTCGGCGAGACCGTCGCGCTCGACGACGTCTCGTTCGAAATCCACGAGGGAGAGTTCACCGTCGTCCTCGGAACCTCGGGTTCAGGTAAGTCGACGCTACTCAGATGCGTCAACGGGCTCACCGAGCCGACGAGCGGAACGGTCACGATCCAGGGAGATGTCGTCACCTCGCCGCGGCGCGACGTCGCGATGGTCTTCCAGCAACACAACATCATCGGCGGGATGAGCGCCTACGCGAACGCGCTCACCGGGGCGCTCGGTCGAACGAAGTTCACGACGAGCCTCCTGCGTACGCATGACCGCGAGGAGAAACTCCAGGCGCTCGACGCGCTCGAGACGGTCGGGCTGCTGGAGGAGGCCGAACAGCGCGCCGGCCGGATGAGCGGCGGGCAGCAGCAGCGCGTGGGCATCGCTCGCGCACTCGTCCAGAACCCCGACATCATCCTGGCCGACGAACCGGTCGCGAGCCTCGACCCGGGGAGCGCACAGACCGTGATGCGATACCTCCGCGAAGCCGCCGAGGAACGCGGCCTGACGGCGATGATCAGCCTCCACCAGGTCAACCTCGCCCGCCAGTTCGGCGAGCGGTTCATCGGCCTCTCTGACGGACGAGTCGTATTTGACGGCTACCGCGACGAACTCACCTTCGACGTGATCGACGACATCTACGGCGGCATCGACATGGAACAGTTCCTCTCCGGCGACGATGGCGATGGCGAAGAGACGAACGAGGCGGTACGATGAGCGCGGAGACTCCCCTCGAGCGGCAACTCGAGAGGCTCCGACTGACCCGGCGCGTCAAATGGGTACTGTACGCGTTGTTCTCGGTCGGCTTCGTCGCGGCGTTCTACTGGTCGATGGTACTGATCGAGTTCTCGCTCGTCGACGTGCTCCGTCAGGTGCCCGTGTTCGCCGATCGACTCGCGCGGTACGGACCGAACTGGGAGTACATCGTGGAGGCGAACCTATTCCACCAGTCGATGATCACGCTCGCGATGGGATTCGCGGGTACCGTCATCGGGATCCCGCTGGCGCTGCTGCTGGGCGTCCTCGGGAGCGGGCGGGTAACGCCGTTCCCGCTCAACTTCCTCTTCCGAACCGTCATGGGGATCTCCCGCGCGATCCCGGCGCTGGTCTGGTTCCTGATCTTCGTCCCGCTCGCCGGGCTGTCGGCGGTGACCGCCACGATCGCCATCGGGGTCAGCACGATCGGTAACCTCGGTCGGCTGTTCACCGACGAGCTCGAGGAGGTCAAGACGGGGCCGATCGAAGCGATGCAGACGACCGGGGCGTCGAAGTCCCAGACCGTCACGTTCGGGATGCTGAGCCAGGTCAAGACGTCGTTCATTGCGTGGACATTGTACATCTTCGAGGTGAACGTCCGCCAAGCCGTCACGCTCGGGCTGCTGGGCGGCGGCGGCATCGGTTACATCATCGAGTCCCAACAGGGCCAGCGAGCCTACGGAAATATGATGGCTGGCATCGTCGTCGTCCTGGTCCTGATCGTCCTCGTCGAGATGGTCAGTCAGCAGCTCCGCTCGCTCCTCCGGGACGACGAGGAAGCCGACGGACTGGTCGCGCTCGTCGCCGGACTCCCGCATCGAATGGTCGAGTCGGCGCTCAAGTAAGCGACCCGCTCTTTTCTCGAGAGGACTACTCGAGCCCTACTCCCGCGCACGCTCGAGAAACAGCGCCTTCGCATCGGTTTCGGGGTCGATGTCGTCCGGCGCGCGCTCGAGGTCGGGTTTCTCCCGCTCGCCGTTCGGAAAGTGAACCGCCGGCTCGCACCGACTGACCTCGGCGTCGACCAGTCGTTCGTCATCGGCCGTCCGGAGCGCCTGCGCCAGCGCCGCGACCTCGTCCTCGAAGCGCCGTCGCTTTCCCGACACCTCATCGGAAGCATCGTCTAGATTCGCCATACCGTCGTCGATTCGAGACGGCCGGTAACCGTGTGGCGCCGTCACCTCGTCGGGGTGCGGCCGCCGAGTCGTCCGACGCGAGTCCGTCAGCACCACCCTCGAGTTTAAATACCAAACCGCGGCCAACGGGCGTATGATCGACGACGCCATCCGCGTGCTCGCGGGCGACTGTACCGTCATCACGGAGGGAACCGACCGATCGGAGTACCGCGGCCGCGTGACGACCATCGTCAAACCCGACAACACGGTGCTCGTCCACGACGTCGACGGCTACCAGCCCGTCGCCTGGCTCACCCGCGCCGACAGCGTCTCGAGCGACCGTACCGACGACTTCACGCTCCTCGCGAAGAAGGACGCCCAGACGCTGCGCATCGCCGCCCACGAGCAGGACGGGTTCGCCCACTACCCTGCCTCCGCGGCCGGAACGCCGGTCGGAACGTGTCCCGACTGCGATAGCGCGCTCGTGCGTTCGTCGAGCGTCCACTGCGTCGGCTGCGGCCACCGGTACGGCGTTCCGACCGACGCCACGGTCCGCGACGACCGATGCGAGTGTGGACTCCCGCGAATGCGCGTCGAGCGCGGCCTCGCGTTCGACGTCTGTCTCGACCGGAACTGCGAATCGCTCGACGAAGCG contains:
- a CDS encoding energy-coupling factor transporter transmembrane component T family protein, whose protein sequence is MSSSPSLYVDRDTFLHRLNARSKMGLLTGVFVTAYVFGDPLWVFVPLAASFLALVAVGGWPNFKRLSFIVVALFLVGFAVWPAFTEPGGEVLLATPLGSITEREVLFALGRSQRIAAFIVGGLLFVTTTSNEEIVAGMRSLGVPYAFCFAVGTALRLFPTFLGSANTVRQAQAARGHEVGGNNPIALLRSYVPLLIPVFMTAIRNVQTQAMALEARGFDTRGERSFYNKQPFEAVDWAIAAFGLALAVASVSIRLQGYGTV
- a CDS encoding ABC transporter ATP-binding protein; its protein translation is MDTDKDTGAVGDDAATLRDVVFAYERGLDLPPADSFADVEDYDPDARGGAVLRGLDLDVAAGSFTVVMGASGGGKSTLLRTFNAIIPDFITGSFAGSVEVLGRDATTARVPEMAADVGMVLQDYEAQLFGTSVQSEVAFGPENLAVPPADIDPRIDHALEVVGLGDLERRRPPDALSGGQKQRLVFAGVVANQPDVLLLDEPTSDLDPAGSHDTLSVVRSLADADGSSAPEGWAGPETIVLVTHEIEEALLADHAVLLRAGRVYRQGSAREVFTDVEALRSARVAVPPVVETFDRLGWSREELPLFPDEAVDAVADRGLTWTPPARRGEALPGAPADTGRDTGDPVFELEGVVHEYETDRETVRAVDGVDLAIGEGEVVAVVGHNGSGKTTLAKHLNGLLEPDAGSARWRGREVAERSMSEVGRSVGYVFQNPDHQIFADTVREEVAFGPGNFGMAGDELERAVADAIETVELDGLEDADPFALSKGQRQRVALASILATDPDAIVFDEPTTGLDATQRDRFMDLVARLNRETGVTVAMVTHSMHTVARYAPRTVVMADGEKVFDRPTRELFADESLLERWELEPPQPVALSNRLAAEFGPDDALPALSVDEVVAGLDGSRAAKGDADRSDESVAGGDVSSTNSRTDGGRADDGTGGEDA
- a CDS encoding QueT transporter family protein — encoded protein: MRELVTMWRDTRMIMLVAVVAAVYAALLIPFAGFVIIPGITAVRPGNVIPVIFGLTFGPAAAWGSAIGNLINDIFGGTFGPGSAFGFVGNFFFGMLGYKLWGNLGPLSSGVEPDFRENVGRQFLEFVAVAVAASAACAAIIAWGLEVLGLFPFSVLGTVILLNNVIATVVLGPPLLYLTYPRIKRMGLLYPDLLHDDDMPDAGPGRAQTAAFGLLTIAIVWVIVGIAISLGIQDVPFAVEQNEVFGQGGATVQIVLGAIAFLIVLGLTAISGERLSALLD
- a CDS encoding HD domain-containing protein, translating into MTTIKDSVHDYIELRPMAEALLDTEPMQRLRYVRQLSTVQLVYPSANHTRFEHSLGVYHLASRAVEHLDLEDDLADRLRAAALVHDAGHGPFGHQTERAIERHLGRHHDEIEWLLAETELGSVLEERGVDPDAVAATVDGRGPLGELVSGGLDVDRMDYLVRDAHHTGVPYGTIDHGRLIRAFRVVDGDLALADGNVATAESALIARTLMNATVYRHHVSRIAGAMLDRASERLLVDDVVAPDRFARLTDEELLATLSDHEPTADLAARLRERRLYKRALWARRDAVPEEFVAIDYGRTRDLEREIAAVADVDPAAVILDSPDDPSSPESRARVVVDGEPQRLADRSPLVAGLDACAREIWRLGVYAPPSHLEPVREAAATVLEVDGDPAP
- a CDS encoding AAA family ATPase, producing MARPTLIVYCGLPGVGKSVASAYTAEHLEAKRYRSDRVRKRFFPEPTYSSEETDATYEELLSRARSSLESGANVVLDATFQSKPYRDRAVEIARAADARITFVHVDCDLEVVEVRIENRTNAVSDARFEQHLQLRETFDPLERDHVVVDNSGSLEETYEQIDRKLLEPAVQGQGR
- a CDS encoding substrate-binding domain-containing protein; protein product: MAQTPRCGDSTRRTFLKASGGVVLTSAVAGCIGSLDDDAITFILNPAEEQTDIVEEYTPMKEYLESETDAEIDLDPAGSYVETLEALESEHGELADTSPTGVPGGEGFADVVGMRTAYGGNLYFSTIVTTPDSGIEELADLEGEQVAVGSQLSMSGTLVPTVMLKEAGLDVGDFPNSPDATDLDINTAGDHDTAREQLEDDPDVVAAAAGAFATAPQVPQEQFDEYDEFVEHSAEYDRAGSGLDDGQELQLIDVSRPLPRAPIMARSNWDDPVREDIEQALLDAEEEDLIPEDVDEDYQLWFTGIEEADEDDYDVVYEVMDELDLEFEDFGE
- the phnC gene encoding phosphonate ABC transporter ATP-binding protein, whose protein sequence is MAGIRVENLTKRFGETVALDDVSFEIHEGEFTVVLGTSGSGKSTLLRCVNGLTEPTSGTVTIQGDVVTSPRRDVAMVFQQHNIIGGMSAYANALTGALGRTKFTTSLLRTHDREEKLQALDALETVGLLEEAEQRAGRMSGGQQQRVGIARALVQNPDIILADEPVASLDPGSAQTVMRYLREAAEERGLTAMISLHQVNLARQFGERFIGLSDGRVVFDGYRDELTFDVIDDIYGGIDMEQFLSGDDGDGEETNEAVR
- the phnE gene encoding phosphonate ABC transporter, permease protein PhnE, whose amino-acid sequence is MSAETPLERQLERLRLTRRVKWVLYALFSVGFVAAFYWSMVLIEFSLVDVLRQVPVFADRLARYGPNWEYIVEANLFHQSMITLAMGFAGTVIGIPLALLLGVLGSGRVTPFPLNFLFRTVMGISRAIPALVWFLIFVPLAGLSAVTATIAIGVSTIGNLGRLFTDELEEVKTGPIEAMQTTGASKSQTVTFGMLSQVKTSFIAWTLYIFEVNVRQAVTLGLLGGGGIGYIIESQQGQRAYGNMMAGIVVVLVLIVLVEMVSQQLRSLLRDDEEADGLVALVAGLPHRMVESALK
- a CDS encoding endonuclease NucS domain-containing protein, translated to MIDDAIRVLAGDCTVITEGTDRSEYRGRVTTIVKPDNTVLVHDVDGYQPVAWLTRADSVSSDRTDDFTLLAKKDAQTLRIAAHEQDGFAHYPASAAGTPVGTCPDCDSALVRSSSVHCVGCGHRYGVPTDATVRDDRCECGLPRMRVERGLAFDVCLDRNCESLDEAVREAFDREWDCPEPNCDGDLRILRRGGLIADCERYPDCDTGFAMPAGVVDGECGCGLPTFETSSGTRCLDATCEQVLEQPLEVGVED